Proteins encoded within one genomic window of Lampris incognitus isolate fLamInc1 chromosome 1, fLamInc1.hap2, whole genome shotgun sequence:
- the tmem35 gene encoding novel acetylcholine receptor chaperone, with translation MASPRTITIVALSFALGLFFVFMGTIKLTPRLSKDAYSEMKRAYKSYAKALPGLKKVGISSVLLRKIIGSLEVGCGVVLTLVPGRPKDVANFLLLLVMLAVLFFHQLVGDPLKRYAHALVFGILLTCRLLIARQSDDRPEREESREEQHINDQEKNKVKQS, from the exons ATGGCCTCTCCAAGGACAATAACTATTGTGGCCCTTTCATTTGCTCTCGGTTTGTTTTTCGTATTCATGGGAACCATTAAGCTCACTCCAAGACTGAGCAAGGATGCatacagtgaaatg AAAAGGGCGTACAAGAGCTATGCCAAGGCTTTGCCGGGCCTAAAAAAGGTTGGCATCAGCTCAGTCCTGCTTCGTAAGATCATTGGTTCTCTGGAGGTGGGCTGCGGTGTGGTTCTGACCCTGGTCCCCGGTAGACCGAAAGACGTGGCTAACTTTTTGCTGCTGCTAGTCATGCTGGCTGTCCTCTTCTTCCACCAGCTTGTAGGAGACCCCCTGAAACGTTATGCCCATGCTCTAGTCTTTGGTATTTTGCTCACCTGCCGACTGCTCATTGCCCGCCAGAGTGATGACCGGCcagagagggaggagagcaggGAGGAGCAGCACATAAATGACCAGGAAAAGAACAAGGTCAAGCAGTCCTAA
- the arl13a gene encoding ADP-ribosylation factor-like protein 13A: MDIDILLYKRQRKWWPLCSPCSPRLNMFNLMSNCCSWVSKLQEPIRKVTVLVIGLDRAGKTSSIRVMLRDPPGIDVGPTHGCVRSELRVENYLVTLLDIGGAPECRGAWRDHYSEVHGIIFVVDSSDRQRIKEVKELLADVLKQPRVAGKPILVLANKQDKMNALLGSELIEILSLEKLVNQSRSLCHIEPCSALMDLRRWSERKTLRGLRWLLRAVCLDYAELCARVAQDSRRPLAPEENEKRRKAEKGRRKTKEERIRSSKSELCQVHRAHEKEQKSKGGSKLQPIRNILQKENTLKKRLQRKKKKQVKSKGKEREEEEHKQEDEGETNEGDQEQSGQKEKPSSALIPPKRGKLKRKAKVKEETLDVPDSPDNKETTPKAKGEKRKKKKVVKVKRKNKINTEEVPGGYTQPVDLSATFDLYRKAILALKQRQEQGQ; encoded by the exons ATGGACATAGACATTCTTCT GTACAAGCGCCAGAGAAAATGGTGGCCACTGTGCTCACCTTGTTCACCTCGGCTAAACATGTTCAACCTGATGAGCAACTGCTGCAGCTGGGTCTCCAAGTTACAGGAGCCAATCCG GAAAGTGACAGTTCTGGTCATTGGTCTTGATAGGGCAGGAAAAACATCCTCTATCAGGGTGATGTTAAGAG ATCCCCCAGGTATAGATGTGGGTCCCACTCATGGCTGTGTACGCAGCGAGCTAAGAGTAGAGAACTACTTGGTCACCCTGTTGGACATAGGCGGGGCACCAGAGTGCCGTGGGGCCTGGAGGGACCACTACAGTGAGGTCCATGGGATCATCTTTGTGGTAGACTCCAGTGACAGGCAAAGGATAAAGGAGGTCAAGGAGCTACTGGCAGATGTCCTAAAGCAGCCAAGAGTGGCAGGAAAACCCATATTGGT GTTGGCAAATAAACAGGACAAAATGAATGCTCTGCTTGGAAGTGAGCTGATTGAAATTCTGTCCCTTGAAAAGCTGGTCAACCAGAGCCGTTCCCTATGCCACATT GAGCCTTGCTCAGCCTTAATGGATCTGCGACGCTGGTCAGAGAGGAAAACTCTCCGGGGCCTCCGATGGTTGTTGCGTGCAGTGTGTCTGGATTACGCGGAGCTCTGTGCCCGTGTGGCCCAGGACAGCAGAAGACCTCTGGCACCAGAAGAGAACGAAAAGCGTCGAAAAGCAGAGAAAGGACGTAGAAAAACAAAAGAGGAGCG AATAAGGTCCAGCAAGTCTGAGCTTTGCCAGGTTCACCGGGCACATGAGAAAGAGCAGAAGAGCAAGGGTGGAAGCAAGCTTCAACCTATTCGAAACATCCTGCAAAAG GAGAACACACTGAAAAAGAGGCtgcagagaaagaagaagaagcaggttaAGAGCAAGggaaaggaaagagaagaagaagaacacaaacaggaGGATGAGGGTGAAACCAATGAGGGAGACCAAGAGCAATCTGGACAGAAAGAGAAACCAAGCAGTGCCCTGATCCCCCCTAAAAGAGGCAAGTTGAAACGAAAGGCAAAAGTGAAAGAGGAGACATTGGATGTTCCAGATTCACCcgacaacaaagaaacaacacCGAAAG CTAaaggggaaaagaggaaaaagaagaaagtggtgaaagttaaaaggaaAAACAAGATCAATACAGAGGAGGTGCCCGGGGGTTACACCCAACCTGTGGACCTGTCTGCTACCTTCG ATCTTTACCGAAAGGCGATTTTGGCTCTGAAGCAACGACAGGAACAGGGCCAGTGA